A genome region from Sphingobacteriaceae bacterium GW460-11-11-14-LB5 includes the following:
- a CDS encoding TonB-dependent receptor: MKNLLFAALVAMLPFFVSAQISVTGKITDQNQQPLPGATVKLRNQKTAVVSDAAGNYSITNLVNGKYTIVVSYVGYKTIEKAVELKQHTTLDFSLSPQNFLADEVIVRATRATEKSATTYKNIGKEEIQQNNFGQDLPFILQNTPGVVVNSDAGAGVGYTGIRIRGSDNSRINVTVNGIPINDSESQGTFYVNMPDFASSVDNVQIQRGVGTSTNGAGAFGASLNIQTTASELEPYAEVNSTYGSFDTWKNTVKVGTGLINNRFSFDGRLSRISSDGYVDRGSSLLKSYFLSGAYHGNKDLLRVNVFSGNEKTYQSWNGIPQSRLENDVAGMNAYIARNGLSAEDAANLLNSGRTYNSFLYNNQTDNYTQNHYQLIYARQLSDQFSFNGALHYTQGEGYYEEYRVQDELKNYGLNPVVVPGGTPITSTDLIRRRWLDNDFYGVTYAFNYVPEKNLNFTLGGAYNEYKGAHFGQVIWAQYASNGNIDRHYYDNDGFKTDFNVYGKVNYSPVESLSLFADLQYRRVYFDIAGTENKLNTLTINENLNFFNPKFGATYFINPQSNVYASFSVANKEPNRDDYTDASVANISPKAERLNDVELGYRFKNDEFNVGANAYGMFYKNQLVVTGQLNDVGASYRQNVDRSYRLGIELDGSYAISQQFVLNANAAWSRNKIKNFTEYYDDYDNGGEVVNNYSLTDISYSPSAVLFGELVYKPVSGFAIALQSKYVSKQYLDNTQNNDRTINGYWVSNARLGYDFKFAGVKNVNLGLLVNNIFDKKYESNGYTYGYQAGGSRVTENFFYPQAGTNFLLSLNVKF, encoded by the coding sequence TTGAAAAATTTACTTTTTGCAGCGCTTGTTGCAATGTTGCCCTTCTTCGTATCGGCACAAATTTCTGTTACAGGTAAAATAACAGATCAAAACCAGCAACCACTTCCAGGTGCTACCGTTAAATTGAGGAATCAAAAAACAGCAGTGGTAAGCGATGCTGCCGGGAATTACAGCATTACAAACCTGGTTAACGGAAAATACACGATTGTGGTTAGTTATGTAGGTTATAAAACAATCGAAAAAGCGGTAGAACTTAAGCAGCATACTACACTGGATTTTAGCCTCTCTCCACAAAATTTCTTAGCTGATGAAGTCATTGTTCGTGCAACGCGGGCTACAGAAAAATCGGCCACTACCTATAAGAATATTGGTAAAGAAGAAATCCAGCAGAATAACTTCGGACAGGATCTACCTTTCATTCTTCAAAACACGCCGGGCGTTGTGGTTAACTCTGATGCCGGTGCTGGCGTAGGTTACACGGGTATCCGTATCCGCGGTAGCGATAACAGCAGGATCAACGTAACCGTTAACGGTATTCCGATAAACGATAGCGAAAGTCAAGGTACATTTTATGTAAACATGCCCGATTTTGCTTCATCGGTAGATAATGTACAGATTCAGCGCGGTGTAGGTACCTCAACCAATGGTGCAGGTGCGTTTGGTGCCAGTTTAAATATTCAAACTACGGCAAGCGAGTTGGAGCCTTATGCAGAAGTAAACAGCACTTATGGCAGTTTCGATACCTGGAAAAATACGGTAAAGGTAGGAACAGGTTTAATTAATAACCGATTTAGCTTTGATGGCCGTTTATCGAGAATTAGTTCTGATGGTTATGTAGACCGCGGTTCATCGTTGCTTAAATCTTATTTTCTATCCGGTGCTTACCATGGAAATAAAGACCTGTTGCGTGTTAATGTTTTTTCAGGAAATGAGAAAACCTATCAATCGTGGAATGGTATTCCGCAATCACGTTTAGAAAATGATGTAGCCGGAATGAATGCCTATATTGCCAGAAACGGCTTAAGTGCAGAGGATGCTGCAAATCTTTTGAACTCAGGCAGAACTTACAATAGTTTCCTGTACAATAACCAGACAGATAACTATACCCAGAACCATTACCAGTTAATTTATGCCAGACAGCTTTCTGATCAGTTTTCTTTTAATGGTGCCTTACATTATACTCAGGGTGAAGGCTATTATGAAGAATACAGGGTACAGGATGAATTGAAAAATTATGGTTTAAACCCTGTAGTTGTTCCAGGAGGAACACCTATTACTTCAACAGATTTAATTCGCCGCCGTTGGTTAGATAACGATTTTTATGGCGTTACCTATGCTTTCAATTATGTGCCTGAAAAGAATTTAAACTTTACTTTAGGCGGTGCATATAATGAATATAAGGGTGCACACTTCGGACAGGTGATTTGGGCACAATACGCATCAAACGGAAATATAGACAGGCATTATTATGATAATGATGGTTTTAAAACCGATTTTAACGTTTACGGTAAAGTAAACTATAGTCCGGTAGAGTCGTTAAGCTTATTTGCTGATTTGCAATACCGCCGGGTATATTTCGATATTGCAGGAACGGAAAATAAACTAAACACCCTGACGATTAACGAGAACCTAAATTTCTTTAACCCTAAATTTGGAGCCACTTATTTTATCAATCCACAAAGCAATGTATATGCCTCGTTCAGTGTAGCCAACAAAGAGCCTAACCGTGATGATTATACAGATGCATCGGTAGCCAATATTTCACCTAAAGCTGAGCGCTTGAACGATGTAGAATTAGGATACCGTTTTAAAAACGATGAATTTAATGTTGGTGCCAATGCCTATGGTATGTTCTACAAAAACCAGTTGGTGGTTACCGGACAGTTAAACGATGTTGGTGCTAGCTACCGTCAGAATGTAGACAGAAGTTACCGTTTAGGGATTGAGCTAGACGGATCTTACGCCATTAGCCAGCAATTTGTATTAAATGCTAATGCTGCATGGAGCAGAAACAAAATTAAGAACTTTACCGAATATTATGATGATTATGATAACGGTGGAGAAGTGGTAAACAATTACAGCTTAACCGATATCTCTTATTCTCCAAGTGCGGTGCTTTTTGGCGAGCTGGTTTACAAACCGGTTAGTGGTTTTGCAATAGCCTTACAAAGCAAATATGTAAGCAAACAATACCTGGATAATACGCAGAATAACGATAGGACCATTAACGGCTACTGGGTAAGTAATGCGCGTTTGGGCTACGACTTTAAATTTGCAGGGGTTAAAAACGTTAACCTGGGTTTACTGGTAAACAATATTTTCGATAAGAAATACGAAAGCAATGGTTATACCTATGGCTACCAGGCAGGCGGAAGCAGGGTAACCGAAAACTTCTTTTATCCACAAGCAGGAACTAACTTTTTGCTAAGCCTGAATGTGAAATTTTAA
- a CDS encoding NadR, with the protein MNKNIKKIAIVGPESTGKSTISQLLAKYYKVSWVPEYARYYCENLVADYTHQDEVNMYYGQVALEDAILVTTESDFIICDTTFITVKIWSDEVLGETPQLVLDALPKRPYDLYLLMDIDLPWQDDPLRDFPEKREYFMQVWHKELRALNANYKVVGGLGDERVANAIKAIDDFLGA; encoded by the coding sequence GTGAATAAAAATATTAAAAAGATCGCTATTGTTGGCCCGGAAAGTACGGGAAAATCTACTATATCTCAATTGCTGGCAAAATACTACAAAGTTTCGTGGGTACCCGAATATGCCCGTTATTACTGCGAAAACCTGGTTGCCGATTATACCCATCAGGATGAAGTGAATATGTACTACGGACAGGTTGCTTTAGAGGATGCCATTTTAGTCACTACCGAAAGCGATTTTATTATTTGTGATACTACTTTTATTACGGTAAAAATCTGGAGCGATGAAGTGCTCGGTGAAACACCACAGCTCGTGTTAGATGCGCTGCCGAAAAGACCATACGATCTGTACCTGTTAATGGATATCGATTTGCCCTGGCAGGACGATCCGTTACGCGATTTTCCGGAGAAACGCGAATATTTTATGCAGGTTTGGCACAAGGAACTCCGTGCCCTGAATGCGAATTACAAAGTAGTTGGCGGTTTAGGCGATGAAAGGGTAGCGAATGCGATTAAAGCGATTGATGACTTTCTTGGAGCATAA